The genomic window CACAATTATGATAATCATACATGAAGTTATATGATGCATACCAtcagtttttttaacagtttcctTTTCCAATCTCTTACCAATGATAAACACCTATAGGAGGTAAAGGTATCATGAATGAGTTGTCAAAGTCTTCACAGAAACTAATTTTAATAGACTGACTCTTGCAATATCTTCCTCTATTTACAATAACTATGAGCATCACAGTAAATGTCAGCCAAACCGGACTAATAAATCAGCATTCAGTGACAGGTTGACTGTTACTTGAAACCTGAAAAATAAGATCTaacaaattctttgtaaaatATTGGGTCTGTTTAACTTTTGTTTATGTTAGGTGATTTCTTTTGAGGAATGTGTCACAAGTTGCCAAGAAAAATTATCTTCACACAGAGGTAAAATATACATGTAGATTATGCTCATTAAGTTGCTTACTAATTTCAGTCAGATGTACATTATGCGAGTAAGCCTGAAATGCAAACATCTTATTAAGTGGTGCAAGATGGTGTTGTGATAAAGCATTATGTAGTATGCCTGATCGCATGACCTACCATGTGTGATGCTACTTTGGCCAGTTGTTTGAAAGGATGTGAAAATATAACCAGGGATAGGTTTAACAATTGGtcttgatttttccttttcttttgttgtgttGTCATGGGCCTGGTTGCTCAAAGCTAGGTTAAGATAACTCAGGATGAATGTGAAATCTGATATCAGATTTGCATCATTCCTTTTATTTGGCTGAGTGTAACACAAACCTGAAGATAACAAAATCTTCAAAGAATGGTAAACCTCACTAAAATGTTACAAAATTACATTAGAATTTTGCATCAATCATGGGTTATCTGAGTTGTGTTTTGAACAAGTCACCCATGGTTAAAAGTAGGTAAGAGTGGATACACAAGGATAGGCAAAGAtgcttttaaaaacaatttgtttacAAGAGTCTTTCAGCCCTTGAtcatgaaataataattttcaatttcctgcATTGCCAGAACTGTTATCGTGTCAAATAGGTAGTCTGAGTAGATTTCACATTTCCCATGGGAGTCACCTGATAATTATAGACATCGGGCAACATTGACAGTTGTcatattttaatgttttgtctACATGTACTAGAAATCTGTCAGTTCaatgtaaaaattcaaaactaaactggcaaaacaaattcaatttaACACTGGGATCCTTTTATAGTCCTTTATAAAACAAACTTCATATGAGTAAGGGCAGTTTGGAGTTTTACAGTTTTGATGTGCTCATtggaaaagtttcatttcataAGTTACATTTCTGTTTGTAACCTTGAAGTTTCACAGTAGTAGGTACCTTCCTTTGTTGTGGGTGTCcacaaattaattaaaatctaTTTCCACCCAATGTGTCTCtattaaattcaattttagaCACAATGcacaaaaataggaaaaaaagagaTAGTTCTTCCATCAGGCAACAGAGAAGTGCAGAGTACCAAAATGgtaagttgaaataaaaaatcaaggATCCAACATTCAGAATGTACATATAATATTTAAAGTGTTTTCAGGACTAGTCTATCATTAGCATATCTGGTGTGTCATAAGATGAAAGGTGAAAATGCAACACCTAAAGACTACAATAAATCAGTGCACATTCTGCATATAATTTTAACCTGCCAGTCAGCAGAAGATTGGTACATACCTTAGTAAGTCTGATTTAAGCTTTAACtgatgaaaaagaaaggaaaaacagaatTTGATGAGAAGGGAGGGATTACCGGTAACATCACTATAGCACATTAACAATTGACAAAATTTTGATATAGTGACTTATAAAAGAGGTTTATGAAAACTCTTTTAGATTAGCAAATTTTCCACTATATGTAACAGATGAGCTTCCCTAAATCACGTTAAAATGGGAACTGATGTGTATAAACATGTTTACTTCTTAAGTTACACATATTAAATAACTGTTTATGTATtgataattagaaaaaaatctatttctTTTGGAAATTTATCAACAGAGTGCATGACCTCTGCTGTACAGTCAAGAAACAAACCACTTCCTGTTAAGATACGTTCAGTAGAATTCAAAGAAAAGGATATTGATGTTGTGTGGGAGAAAAAGAATTCTTCCAAAACAGGTAGTGGAATGGTTCTGCCATGCTTCAGTGGTTGCAAGTAATTGATCAGAAATAATATGTTGAATGAAGATCTCAAGGAAATACCAATTGGAAAAGATCACTGTATCAAGATTACTATAAATTATCCTAAATTGTAAATGAGGAACAACAAATAATTCCCATCTTGATTTATTGTATGTAGTATTGAAGTTTGAGGTTCTGTATTTTGGTAAATGTAAGACACATTTTAGTTGAATAAACACTTCTTAATATAAGATCTCTTTGCTTagactaaagaaaattaaatcattgtCTTCTTGACAGATTATAACTGGTCAGCTTATGCATTTATCTACAAAGTTCAATGTGATAGATGCATCGATGACTCAGTAGACATGTGCAAAATTATTCCAAAGGTAAGGTTTGCATATTTCCTTTTCCAAAAGGGGGAAATTGAGTTTCTTCAGACACAGGCTTCATATTGCAAGATAATGTCAATCATGAGGTCCTAAACCATGGTTTTAACATGACTTCATCAATTTGAGTGCTTGAGTTGTAAACAACAACTTTAATTCAATGGTGTGTAATAGGGTAATCATTAATGTCATTATGGTCATTAGCATCTTGATCAAAAATCTTTTTCATGGTGATTATCATAACAATTAAGGAAAATAGACATGTCCATTGATAATTTGTGTGGCTGCTTTTTACAGGTTTCAATTATATTTCAGGGTAGAAAGTAATTTATCATAATTTGGCCACCCAATGGACCACGTACAGTATGGTTTATTTCTAATTCCCTTGTATCATATCTTAATATGATGGAACTTAACAGTGGAAAAATACAAGTCGTAAATCAATATCTTTAGGGGTACTTTAACTTCTGATTAAATGGTGGTATGGTCTTTCATAATATGTTATGGTTACATGATTACAGATATATTTTTTGCATGATCTGAAAACCTTAGAACCAAACAGATTATTCAGTGCCACTGGCTTATTGGGAAAAGCCTGAACATCTTTTTGCTGCAGTATGTATAACCTAAATCAATTTATAATTTGTATATTACTTAATTTGCGGCATTATCATCAAGAATGAGACGAATAGCAAAGCTGATATTTAACTTTTCTAAATAAAAAGGTACATGTAATGTAGTTTGGTCTTTTTGCAAGCACTCAGCAGTATCTTTCTGTTATGCAACTTTGCCATAAGGTAGTTTTTACTTGGTTTTTGAGATATAACTTATGCTCACAATCTCTGTCTTACTATATATTATCACTTTGAAGAAATACAATTAAGGTATTCCCTTGTTCTGGTTGAAGGAGTTAAAAAGGATTTTTAACAGAGCCACATGAattcacattttttattttcatgtaccCTCTCCATGAGCATCAGAGCTTCTTCACCTCATCAGATTTCCTGTTTTTAGGAATATGCATAGTATTATTTGCTTACAATGATCCCAAAATGTATGGGTGGATGGGAAGGTTAAAAGGACCCACCCAGTCATTGTTGCTCAGTCATTGATTCTAAAGTTTTGTTACATTGGTAATGCTGTTACTATTAATACCAGTATTAATagagttgaaaaagagaaggaaaaaaaaagggtgagcgaaaaaaaagacatttgttaaaaaagagcCGTACCAACCGTCTGACTGCGAGTCCAATGCCTAACCGACTGTGCTACGAGAACATTCGATTACACGGcttaaattttatcgtgaaataAAACTGCGGCACTCCTTCGCGTAAGCGTTCGACAGGAGTGTTTTCGTATAAACTTTTGGCTATGTCAACGTATCTTTGGCTTTGTCTTCAATTCTGCCGTAGCGCGAGTTTGTTCAAGGATATTTTACGTTTGCTAAACGgtgttttaaactcaaaacaaaaaacatgctctttctttaagctggttatgaatatgcaagttctcgggggctgtattgttttgatgaaacaaaaggcttcttttgtttcggcttcattcaatgaaagccgCTACGAAATTCGAGGTTTTTTACATacgttatttctcgaaaacgaagcgcaaaccagcgaaaaaaaaaccaaaacagtgtATATCGAGTAAAACTAagtccacatgccaaaattcaactacttctgaacactttcaaaaatggccgaaaaatcaaggggtcgttcttgctctgagcctttcaattgTGTTTTGCttgggttttcttttcatttgttattgTTAGTAGTAAAATTGCCACctcatttttttgcttttttgctgTCTTTAGGTTGTGACCTTCCCATTTAGCAAAAAAGCTCATGTATCTCTTCAAACGTTTTCTCCATATGGTAAGAATCCATCTTTTTTTATCAGCTTGGAAGTCTTAAAAGCTATGATGGATGCATTGTTCAATGGATATTTTCTAAGAAGTGAATAAGGTTCAAAAACAATTACTGAATAGAAGTATGATGAATACCATCTAGTAAATGTCATAATTCAACCTAGAAAATTCTAAttggataaataaatatgtatatatatgacTTGTTTTCAAGCAGAACTTTATATTCCTGCCCATAAAATTGAATCTTTCTGGTGTATTTGCAGCCCCTGCACGAAGAATTCCTATGCTAACTGAAGTTAAAAAAGGTGGTAAGCCATACTAATATCTGCAGTACATGCACAGTATTCTTGTAAACCTCTGCGTTGTATAAGTAATGAACATGTCAACCCTAGATCTTCTTTTTCAGATTTCAGCATGCTTATAATTAGCTGAATTTGATAGAATATCTTCAATTTGCACTTAATTTCATTGTTCTTAGGAGACACCTAACTTTTCTTGCGTGGTTTGTTGTTACAGACACAGTTAAACTTGTAAGCTCTATAGTAGGAGGAATAGTAGCAGGAGTGGTTATGCTTTTGCTGTTGTTTGCTCTAGTTAGGAAAAGGCCATGCCAAGGTAAATGCTGAACTTCTTATGATGTAATTGGTATAAAGAGTCATGTGTATTCAGATTAATGCTGCTAGTGTCACTCACTCATTTAAACAATCTTCCCCCAGACACAGTTAGTGTTGTTGATAATCAAACATACCTACCCATCCTTCAACAAATATTACTAGTTGAATGTAAGTAAAGAGTTTGATTGCAGCAGAGCAAAATTTTCTTCCCACCAGTTTCATGCCTTATAGTGCATGAGGGTTATAGTTAACAGTTCATATTTACTCCATATATGCAGGAATTATTGTTGGTGTACATCAGATAATTAGCAGAGCAGTTATTTCCATTGCATTGtcttagtttattttgttactATTTAAACCTAGCACTCAATTTAGTTTGTCTCAACATTTTCTCAGGACCATTATAAAATTTCAACATCAATTTTGAAGAATGATGACAATATTTCTGTTAATAGCCAACTCAGGACTTCAATACTCTTATTATTACGATGGGCTGAGTTACTTTGTATCACCAACATATTGACCTGTGGATGTAAACATGTTTTCATGGTTATGATCTCTGTGAGCCTGTTGTTATCATTACTACTCTATATTTGAACTTCTCActaacatcatcatcattattaatcATCTCCATCACTTATTTCTGATCAAATTTTGATTTAGTGTTTCTCCTGATTTTTAAAGGAAGCACCCCTCGTATGCCTCCACCAGAACCCCCGAGActagaagagaaaaaagacgaaaaagGTGGGCTTATCTGAGATTTTTTAGAGGACAATGATCCTGACCATAGTTCATTAAGATTATTATTGTAATGATATAGATTTGTAGGTCGATAATACACGTGCATTTGTAAACAATGAGTTACTGGGATAACGGAAGCGTTTGTTTGATCCTATAACGTTAGAGgttccaagatggcggatgGGAAGCAAATGTATCAACATCATTAAcatctctcttcttttttcctttttttttttttcttaatctttgGTGCTTGTTCGTCGTGTGTTTCAACGAGTCTTATgtgcaaaatttatttcgcgCGAGCTACGGCAGCTTTTTCCAATGGATATTTTCTTACTGAAGAAAGAGATAAGCTTACGCAGTTGAGATGATGAATCGTACTAACGCAGTTTCTCTGATTTAAAACTGAGTTACTTGTTCCAAAACGTAACAACCATTCTGTCTTGTACGTCCAGAAATCACTTGCAGCTGTTAGCTGAAGCTCTATTATACTCCGATGCCCTTACCTGATAAAAACCTTGGATCTACTTGCGAAGGAATCCGGAAAGTCCTTCATGGAGACTGTGCACGACAAAAGACACACATGGCCATAATTTACGATTTCTTCCCGGCAAATTCTTCATTGTGCAAAGAATTTTCATCGTTTTCGCTTCCTTTCCTTTGTACTGTCTAAAGAAATAATCTTGTTAAGAAAATAGTATATATATCGTCGTCTAAAACCACAATACGCGAAGATACACGATGACCTGATGACCAGTCGCTTCGTATGCGCGCTTCGGTGATGAGCAAAATGGCAGCCGCGGCAtgcgtttcccgcgcttttttGTCCACGAACTGATCACCTGAACTCAGGTATAATGTTTCTCCAACCTTCAGTTTACCAGGAATGGCGATATTTGGGCTACTGCAGCTAGTCTTGAAAGCTTCTTACGTGGGAAATAGATTATTTTTTATACTTAAGCCACACGAAATGCAAGGAGTGTAAGGGATTCTTTTGCCGCTCCCTGAGGATTTCTTTAAAGCCTAAAACATGTATCAGGATGGTAAAAAAGATTAGGCAGGAAATATTACCAGTTATGTTCtcccttttttctatttttttttaacagagctATACTACGCCTGTTATTATCCGGAGAGTGACGCTTTTCGAGACGAAGTGGCCTCGATTGTGAACTACTTTCGCCAGAACGGTTATAATGTCATCATGGACGTTATGATGTCTACAGAAATAACTTCCCAGGGTCCTACGCGTTGGGGAGAAAGCCAAATTAGAAAAGCTAATAAGGTGCTGGTTTTCTTGTCACCTGGTTTGATAAACCTCGCTCTGGATGGGTGTGAAGGCTTCCAGTCTCAGGTAAATACATGGTACTTCTCCTTTTTCGGATGCTCGTTTGTTCTTGGCCATCTGAAAATCGTacagtgcgttggcgctaaggctcaatATGGAAAAATACGTTGAATcttgattacaaaaacaacgaTGGGCGTGATTTTTAATATACAAAATTATCGTTTATTGACTTTGCCGTTACCGAcggaagtctttcaggtaaacggccaaaatcggcctgtggcaaatcttgcagttgtcgattttcgttctcagccgcgaaAAATACCATTATCAAAGCCACTGAAGACGTAAttttcggtttttattttcGTATATTGGTTTCCTTCGCCttcttttagtgttttagccgcgATAATCCAAGAAAGTTCCACAAACTACCTTATATTGAGATTCGTGagggctttgccgttcattcatcaacccgACCGAGTGTCACGAAAGGCGAGTGACATGACAGCAGCTAATTATATAATTGGCGACATCAAACACATGTGAAAAAACATCgtattttttttcacgtgtgtcgttacggcttttctcagggtttaaaatccttgtataacaccatagtttatatgataaatatttattttctacgATGAATCTCTTTTTTTCGACGTAATCCTTTACGCAAGTCAAAAGAAATCGGCAAGCAGCGATGCATCTTGCACTTATGATAGAGGGAGAGGAAGCTCCAAACAAAACACAGATCGAACCTAAATGAGTCAGTAAATGTTTCAAGAtagttaaattttaaatacttcaaattGGATAGTAATATACGATCATGCCGTTTTCTAAATTTTGGCTTCAGACAAGGAGTAAAAATACTCACAGGTCTGTGGAACTATGACATCCTTTGGCCCTTCACTTAGATCTGCCATTAGTAAGCTGAAAAACCTCAGTTCAGAGAGTACTCCGCGAGGCGTTTCGATTCTCAGAGTTTAAGTAGCACGGGAAGATATGATTACTCTCAACTTGCGCGATGCCTTTGTTACGTTGAGAAATAGGGGCTactgataaaatgaaataaacacaaatttggaTATCTGACGGCATTTCGAAACCTTGTCTTTTCAGGACACCAACCGCGTTTGGATTGAGCTGGAAGCACTCCGAGACTTATACACCCGTAATCGCTCAGCTTCGAAGATGGTTTGTATAACCCTACCCGACATGCCTTTGACTTCAGAACCCCTTCCACTCTGGGCCAAAGTTATCTACAAGTGGCCCGATGATGCTTTGGAGATCTTAAAGCGTCTTAACGACAGACCGAAGATATTAGCAATTTAGAAAATGCCTGAAATCTTGCAAGCTTAGATCAGTGGCAAAAGTCATGGAGTGTATGACCTTTTCCGCAGCCTAATTgctttccccttccccttccacTTCCACTTCCCCCCATCCCCAATGCAAGGATGAGTCCTCACTGAGTTGCCATTAGAGGACTTTTGTTGCGAAACAAAGAATATGAGAAAGGTATCTCCTTTCGGCCTAAACCCTTAAAATCCCAGAGTTGATCAATGAGGGATTTTTCCTTGCCATTGCAATACGTTATCGTGAAACAGATTTAGGAGAACAGACAAGCTTATCAGCAGAGGGGTGCTATCTTGCTGTAGAACCAATTTTTCCTGTCGAGTGTTTTAGAAAACTTATGTCAGTCGTTAGCTCGTGTGTTGCATTTACAAGAAAAGAAGGCAAATCATATATTCCGTgatggtaaaaaagaaaagggaacaTACTTACTGCAgtaaatgattttataaaatagaTTAAGCGTTTTAAATTCCAggatttaaaatatttatcttttattaACTTATTTACATGATATTTAATGGTGGTCTCATTAAGATGTAGTTTATTATTTATCCTCGGCTAATATGCAAGCCTTTGAATATACTAAATCTGGTAGAAATTAGAACGGAATGGTTACCAGTGCCCCGGAAATCTTAACCTGCGAGCGTGCCCTATTTATGAGTGCCTCGAGAAAGAGAAGCAAGGGGTCTTGTTCTGATAGTTGTTAGTGCCAGACCCTCCCGAAAACCTATCTCTACAGCGCAAGTCTGCAAGGAGTCATATACTAATAACtgttagtgccagacccccggaAAACCTCAGCCAGCAGCGCACCCTGCAGCGCTGATTATAAGGGCTTGCTCACAGCCGGATATGGAAATCACGTTAGTGGGTATGTGAAATGTTAATAACGGgatgaaaatcataaacataCATAAACATTAAGGCgacagaaaattgaaaacgtaaaattaAAAGATAGCAGTAAGCGAGAAACTTCATGATTTTCATGCTATTGAAAAATAACGCACATTACTATAGGAAATAATGTTTGGTACAATTTGTAGCGTGCGTTAAGGATGCAAATTAGTCAGATTATGAATTATATATTAGTAATAATAGCAATAGATCAGAGTATATATGATTTACAAGATATTTGTTTGCGCACATGTCAGTTCGGACGGGAGGTATAAGCAAGTCGATTTGATTTTGTGGAAAGAATTAGGCGCCCTTTGATCGTCTTTTATCgtttttaagttattttgtcatttttttcccttttttttctattctttttctcttttattcctCGGCGCTTATCATTAACATGCGAGCAGTTAGATTTTGAGTCATAGTTGCGATTCCGTTTCATTCATCCGTCATTCATAATCAAATCAGAATTATTAAAGCAGAtcatgcatttcatttttaaagatGCATCTGAAAATAGTCAGATTGTATGCTGTATGTAAAAGTGCGGACACAggaactattaattttttttatcagtaagTTGATATTTCTATCATATCtatgattgttaaataaaaatactttttggAACACAAATTTCATCAACAATGGAGCTGTATTAAGTTGGCCACTTGAATTTAACTTTTCTCTATACCCTTTAGGATGGGTGTGGTTTAGGCACGAAACGACGTTTTAAGGCATGTCGCTGTTTGgtgaaaccccccccccccccactttcTGCCCCGTTGTTGGAagatcaagtaaagaaaaacatttccaacTTTTTAAGTTGACCCCTGATGAACAAAGTCTTAAGAGACTGTCAAAACATTAAGTttaggataaagaaaaaaaatacccgataaatgttaaaaaaaacttcagaaaTTACGAAAAATCGCAACACCCGGAAAACAAAgcgttcttttctttctcttaaatgTCGTTTTTAATGTTAGTCGTTCCCAAGCCCCCTTTATCTTGGAACAAAGGAAACCTGAAAACGAGGTTGGCTTTCGGTTTCGATTTATGTTTCAGTGTGACGTCAGAAGGTCTTTCCTATGCTTATGAAACAATTCTGCAATATCATTCGTCCATTTGAAATTGTTATGATAAGTGCTACTCCCGGATTGGCGACCCTTGTTGAGCCACGTTACATAATGATTGACACGGCGAAAATTCAATAATCGTGCTGTCACTATCGTGCAGTGTACGTGAAACGAACCTTCAGTGATCCAAAAGGTGAGTGCACTGGAAAGCTTTTCCAAGCGTTTTTCacaaatgacttttctttttcctttttggatcGTTTTAGTTAATCTACACATTGgtaaaaatattacatgagTTACATACAAAGGTCTATATTGGTAAACCAGTCTCTTGCTGTAGAATCTCAAATGGGTTTAGTCTAAGATCATAACCTGGCCGCCAACTGCGATGTTCAGCTCTACATGACCCTACCGATTAGGTCATATATATTTGTCAAAGGTTCTTCATCTGTGTAAATAACGTGATTAAACCAGCTAAATAAAATGACTGGTCGACTGTGACGAGAAAAGCGCCGCACTAAGATGAGCGTTAATCATCTAACctattcatttcaattttttttgtgtacattttttatttttccctaaATCGCATATCTTCATTGTCGAATTGCTGACTAATTTGACTCGGGCGAGTACAGTTGGTCGAAATTTCGAGAAAAGTTTTCCCTTGCGGTATTTCCCGCGCTCGGATAGATCTTGAAGAACTTTTCAATTTGGACACAGTTAACCAGTTTCAGTTAcccttttaaaataaataagtgaatTTTTGGTCAAAACGCAGAATATACCAGTTATCCTGTAACATGTTCTAGGTGCTTGCCAAGTCATGATATTTTGAAAAGAGGAGAAACTACATTATTctcttttgaaataattttctaatTTATTCCCTCCAGATTCGCCCGGGGTCTTAAAATGTTCTAAATTTTACGGTTAGAGAGTTCCGAATACAATGCACTCCTCCACAAGCCATAATCTGTCGTAAAAGTTTTAATCCCAAATAAGGTTCAACTTAAGGCCTTAAATTTCCAAGCAGTATTCGATTTAAGTTAATcattatggtaaaaaaaaggcaaattaaaacCGATTAATGGATCTCTCCCGCCATGACCGCCAACATTAGGTTATtcgaatattaatttttaaagcGGGGAGActttttgcatattttctttgaaccaacttttttttttaaggagggTGAGGCGGgataaatgtaattaaaaatattgaacaGCAAAATGTGAACTTGATTCAACAGTTTCCtagcaattttctttcaaaacgTAAGTTGATATAATTTATGCTTGTAAAACGCACGAAGTTACCATAATTAACAACTTTTGTACGCTTTTTATGAGTACAAAGTCTGGGCTTTTACAGCCTTTTTTCaaaccattttaatttttttggcattttctaGACTTCATGTGATAAATTTCTTAAACAGTCTGATCAGATAAGATGTTGTCAAGGATTCGCCGCAAAATTTAAATCAGCCCAGTATAATGTTCCTTCCAGACAAAAGGGTGCCATGGGTCGAGAAAACGTATCTAGGAAGCTGAAAGTCTCTAGTTTAGTACGAATTTCTCGACACTAGTTTCAACCTGGCGTATTTGACCGAGCCATTCGATCCCTCGTTACACCACGAATATTTTCAGGGTGTGTGTACCTGAAAGGCTCTTGTTAGCCGCCTGTCGCCCCCAGACCAAAATATGTACGCGATTAGTTTTACCGAGGTTGTTGCACACTTGGTTTTATCGCATTTCACTGAAAGATACACTCTTAATTCAGAAGCACAAGTGGTTTCCTTTTTAGGTATGGATTAGTTTCTTTCAGCCGAAAAAAGGCCTACTGTATATGGTTTTCACTTGAGGTGGGTGAATGttcaaaaaaaaggaatgacTCGCAATTTGGCTCTTTAAGAGTGTTTAATGAATCACCTCATCTTAGTTAGCGTAATTTCCTCATTAAACGCTCATCTTGATCTTTtgctaataaaaataaataataataactttatttgtatAGCGGTATATACAAAAGCTCTATATCGCTttacaatcaaaaaagaaaataactaactaacaataacactaaaacaaaaagtcaaatgaaagcgagtctgaaaagataagttttcaatctAGATTTACAAACATCAACTGATCCACTTAATTTAATGTCTAAGGGAATATCATTCCATTGCTTTGGGGCAGCGACCGAAAAGGCCCTGTCCCCATAGCTCTTCAGGCGCACATTCGGTACTTCTAATAAATGTTTGCCATTTGCCGTTGCCAAGCAATCCTGCGGTATAATAATTCTATTTCACAAATTTTTGTGATATGCACTGCTCTCTGATTGGCAACACCTTGGCCGAGCCACCTTAAATAATGAGTTAACTGGCAGAGAACGTTTAACAGTCCATCTGTTACTATCGTGCTGTGTACATGACACTTGCTCTCTGAAATCAAACAAGGTGGGTGCACCGAAAAGCTTTCCGAAACGTTTCTTTAGtttagaaatttctttttggttaaaatcattttgagaaatttcaagaaatctATAAATTTGATGATAGTCTTCTGTGGGTAAACTATAGTCATATGCCATAGGTTCCCTGGCTTAGAAGTCTTAAATCATGATATGGTAAACAAGAGATAAGCAGTTCTTTTATAACGCAACCGAGCTAGCCTCAAAAATCAGAAGAAACAATTTGAATAAACCAAGCAAAAGGTAAAATGAGGGGTCGACTGTGAAGAGAAGAGCACCCCACTGAGACTAACGTCAGCTGTCTaactaaaatttttcttgttcaattttCCACCTATCACATAtctttacaaattaaaaaagtgtggtattttcattcatttaggCTCCACAGCGTTTCTCTgttatgttttcatttcagacaATCcccttgtattttttttgcttttcttagtCTTAGAATGCGTCAGTAGACGGTTTTTTGCTTACCAACAATTTGGCTCTCAAATTAGTATTCAGAACCTTAGCTAGCCTTAATGTCTCATTCATACCTCGTTTCGCTCTCTTTGTTAATTAGCCTCTTATTTAACGCTTTTCATTGTTTCGTATGTTAGGTGTCTCTTTCgcattttattaaaatttctttaacatGCTGCCAATTAAATAGCTCGAGCTTCAATCAATCCAATATCTTctaatcataatttttaatgaaataagtATCCTCCATTATCTTCTTATAATTAAGGTTCTGTGTGTTTCGTTCTAGGTCACAATTTTCAAGTAGGTTGCGCACTTGACTGCTCTATCTTCACT from Pocillopora verrucosa isolate sample1 chromosome 8, ASM3666991v2, whole genome shotgun sequence includes these protein-coding regions:
- the LOC131778991 gene encoding uncharacterized protein isoform X1, with protein sequence MPSENVTTVQRAMSNGLQTIAKRFSAFLTVIYFLDAATLSSGKYASLHGRLSQSKRDPPSPCHLRCVSDVSKVISFEECVTSCQEKLSSHRDTMHKNRKKRDSSSIRQQRSAEYQNECMTSAVQSRNKPLPVKIRSVEFKEKDIDVVWEKKNSSKTDYNWSAYAFIYKVQCDRCIDDSVDMCKIIPKNQTDYSVPLAYWEKPEHLFAAVVTFPFSKKAHVSLQTFSPYAPARRIPMLTEVKKGDTVKLVSSIVGGIVAGVVMLLLLFALVRKRPCQGSTPRMPPPEPPRLEEKKDEKELYYACYYPESDAFRDEVASIVNYFRQNGYNVIMDVMMSTEITSQGPTRWGESQIRKANKVLVFLSPGLINLALDGCEGFQSQDTNRVWIELEALRDLYTRNRSASKMVCITLPDMPLTSEPLPLWAKVIYKWPDDALEILKRLNDRPKILAI
- the LOC131778991 gene encoding uncharacterized protein isoform X2; amino-acid sequence: MPSENVTTVQRAMSNGLQTIAKRFSAFLTVIYFLDAATLSSGKYASLHGRLSQSKRDPPSPCHLRCVSDVSKVISFEECVTSCQEKLSSHRDTMHKNRKKRDSSSIRQQRSAEYQNECMTSAVQSRNKPLPVKIRSVEFKEKDIDVVWEKKNSSKTDYNWSAYAFIYKVQCDRCIDDSVDMCKIIPKNQTDYSVPLAYWEKPEHLFAAVVTFPFSKKAHVSLQTFSPYAPARRIPMLTEVKKDTVKLVSSIVGGIVAGVVMLLLLFALVRKRPCQGSTPRMPPPEPPRLEEKKDEKELYYACYYPESDAFRDEVASIVNYFRQNGYNVIMDVMMSTEITSQGPTRWGESQIRKANKVLVFLSPGLINLALDGCEGFQSQDTNRVWIELEALRDLYTRNRSASKMVCITLPDMPLTSEPLPLWAKVIYKWPDDALEILKRLNDRPKILAI
- the LOC131778991 gene encoding uncharacterized protein isoform X3 — protein: MHKNRKKRDSSSIRQQRSAEYQNECMTSAVQSRNKPLPVKIRSVEFKEKDIDVVWEKKNSSKTDYNWSAYAFIYKVQCDRCIDDSVDMCKIIPKNQTDYSVPLAYWEKPEHLFAAVVTFPFSKKAHVSLQTFSPYAPARRIPMLTEVKKGDTVKLVSSIVGGIVAGVVMLLLLFALVRKRPCQGSTPRMPPPEPPRLEEKKDEKELYYACYYPESDAFRDEVASIVNYFRQNGYNVIMDVMMSTEITSQGPTRWGESQIRKANKVLVFLSPGLINLALDGCEGFQSQDTNRVWIELEALRDLYTRNRSASKMVCITLPDMPLTSEPLPLWAKVIYKWPDDALEILKRLNDRPKILAI